Part of the Pseudodesulfovibrio mercurii genome is shown below.
CTGGAGATGGCCCTGGCCATCCCCGAGTACACGGTGGACCTGCCGGGCGGCGGCAGGCCGACGCAGAACGACCTCTTCGTCCTGGCGCACGGCCGGGCCGGGCTGGTCGTCATCATGGTCGAGGGCAAGACGGCCGAGACCTTCGGCCAGCCCCTGGGCCGCTGGCGGCAGGACGCCTCGCCGGGCCGCAAGCGGCGGCTGGCCTACCTGCAATCCGTCCTGGCCCTGCCGGGCAGGCTGCCGGACACGGTGCGCTACCAGCTCCTGCACCGCACGGGCTCGGCCCTCATGGAGGCCGCGCGCTACCACGCCCGGGCCGCCATCCTGCTGGTCCACTCCTTCAGCCCCACCCATCAGTGGTTCAACGACTACGCGTCCTTCCTGGACCT
Proteins encoded:
- a CDS encoding DUF6946 family protein, with product MNRIFKPTHSPEDWREFLAAPEKHWKNGHSAKELAYAWERAEGWPPEIADLFAGHPEFADLEMALAIPEYTVDLPGGGRPTQNDLFVLAHGRAGLVVIMVEGKTAETFGQPLGRWRQDASPGRKRRLAYLQSVLALPGRLPDTVRYQLLHRTGSALMEAARYHARAAILLVHSFSPTHQWFNDYASFLDLYDVNAKLGQLQPVTTFTHVPLYAGWVTGRGVAG